In a genomic window of Papilio machaon chromosome 4, ilPapMach1.1, whole genome shotgun sequence:
- the LOC123723623 gene encoding uncharacterized protein LOC123723623, with protein sequence MSGLFDVDDILSDHEEWLKLDEEWGKPIDLDTEEDQAPYLKSMFSTLDLKKTTFDSSFLFKKVRRKIGRQLSKRSTNSYLDYKDFLNDLQNNASRESTKQFYFVNGQIMSAVSVEEICDKIDNYFKSIEKLTLTSTIRNKNEMPEVVKCSMSSGDFSFDDTVVGSNTDKCDSEDISRFIDQAFNDFNSSIASMEDVDDVTRESVTTLVRKFSSVLKSPSMNCCPRRQRQCCEKFRDLAEFWKKRTLEHN encoded by the coding sequence ATGAGTGGGTTATTCGATGTTGACGACATTTTATCTGACCACGAAGAATGGCTGAAACTGGACGAAGAGTGGGGCAAACCAATAGACCTGGACACCGAAGAAGACCAAGCGCCGTATCTCAAGTCAATGTTCAGTACCTTAGACTTGAAGAAGACAACATTTGATTCGTCATTTCTCTTCAAAAAGGTCAGAAGGAAAATCGGCAGACAACTATCGAAAAGATCGACCAATTCCTATCTAGATTACAAAGACTTTTTGAACGATTTGCAAAATAATGCATCGAGAGAATCCACGAAGCAATTTTACTTCGTCAATGGACAGATAATGTCAGCGGTTTCGGTTGAAGAGATATGCGACAAAATTGACAACTATTTCAAATCGATTGAGAAGTTGACATTAACTAGTACGATTCGTAATAAGAATGAAATGCCTGAAGTTGTCAAGTGCAGTATGTCTAGTGGCGATTTCTCTTTCGATGATACGGTTGTAGGATCGAATACAGACAAATGTGACAGTGAAGACATAAGCAGGTTCATAGACCAGgcatttaatgattttaattctTCAATCGCTTCTATGGAAGACGTTGATGATGTGACGAGAGAATCAGTTACTACTTTAGTGAGGAAATTTAGTAGTGTTTTGAAGAGTCCTTCTATGAATTGCTGTCCGAGACGACAACGCCAATGCTGCGAGAAGTTCAGAGATTTAGCAGAGTTCTGGAAGAAGAGAACTCTGGAACATaactga
- the LOC123723624 gene encoding uncharacterized protein LOC123723624, whose protein sequence is MSGLFDVDDILSDHEEWLKLDEEWGKPIDLDTEEDQAPYLKSMFSTLDLKKTTFDSSFLFKKVRRKIGRQLSKRSTNSYLDYKDFLNDLQNNASRESTKQFYFVNGQIMSAVSVEEICDEIDNYFKSIEKLTLTSTIRNKNEMPEVVKCSMSSGDFSFDDTVVGSNTDKCDSEDISRFIDQAFNDFNSSIASMEDVDDVTRESVTTLVRKFSSVLKSPSMNCCPRRQRQCCEKFRDLAEFWKKRTLEHN, encoded by the coding sequence ATGAGTGGGTTATTCGATGTCGACGACATTTTATCTGACCACGAAGAATGGCTGAAACTGGACGAAGAGTGGGGCAAACCAATAGACCTGGACACCGAAGAAGACCAAGCGCCGTATCTCAAGTCAATGTTCAGTACCTTAGACTTGAAGAAGACAACATTTGATTCGTCATTTCTCTTCAAAAAGGTCAGAAGGAAAATCGGCAGACAACTATCAAAAAGATCGACCAATTCCTATCTAGATTACAAAGACTTTTTGAACGATTTGCAAAATAATGCATCGAGAGAATCCACGAAGCAATTTTACTTCGTCAATGGACAGATAATGTCAGCGGTTTCGGTTGAAGAGATATGCGACGAAATTGACAACTATTTCAAATCGATTGAGAAGTTGACATTAACTAGTACGATTCGTAATAAGAATGAAATGCCTGAAGTTGTCAAGTGCAGTATGTCTAGTGGCGATTTCTCTTTCGATGATACGGTTGTAGGATCGAATACAGACAAATGTGACAGTGAAGACATAAGCAGGTTCATAGACCAGgcatttaatgattttaattctTCAATCGCTTCTATGGAAGACGTTGATGATGTGACGAGAGAATCAGTTACTACTTTAGTGAGGAAATTTAGTAGTGTTTTGAAGAGTCCTTCTATGAATTGCTGTCCGAGACGACAACGCCAATGCTGCGAGAAGTTCAGAGATTTAGCAGAGTTCTGGAAGAAGAGAACTCTGGAACATaactga